A region from the Nitrospirota bacterium genome encodes:
- a CDS encoding 3'-5' exonuclease, with protein sequence MVRSMLESFGVTLRGAKREAAPAPACVPSPAPAPDERTPIRDAGYVVIDTELTGLNEKKDSIVSLGAIRMRGGVIEFGHTLYRIVNPAAALTAESVVIHQITPSEVQEKPDIDMVLAEFLRFCGGDIVVGHCVSIDLGFINRELRRISGSCLKNRALDTYVIFEWLGQRASGERAFEKPSTKDYQLHELARRFDIPVSRAHNAMMDAFITAQVFQRFIPVLLESGVHTVGELLSIGNPFKGGDAYRAVGQGCNL encoded by the coding sequence ATGGTAAGAAGCATGCTCGAATCGTTCGGCGTCACGCTGCGGGGGGCAAAGAGGGAGGCGGCCCCTGCCCCGGCCTGCGTCCCGTCCCCTGCTCCTGCTCCCGACGAGAGGACGCCGATCAGGGACGCCGGGTACGTCGTGATCGATACGGAGCTTACCGGTTTGAATGAAAAGAAGGACTCCATCGTCTCCCTCGGCGCGATACGCATGAGGGGCGGCGTTATAGAATTCGGCCATACCCTCTACCGGATCGTCAACCCGGCGGCGGCGCTTACTGCCGAGAGCGTCGTGATCCACCAGATCACGCCCTCCGAGGTGCAGGAGAAGCCGGACATCGATATGGTCCTTGCCGAATTCCTCCGGTTCTGCGGCGGCGACATCGTCGTGGGCCACTGCGTCTCGATAGACCTCGGGTTCATCAACCGCGAGCTCCGGAGGATCAGCGGGAGCTGCCTGAAGAACCGGGCCCTCGATACCTATGTCATCTTCGAGTGGCTCGGGCAGAGAGCATCGGGGGAACGGGCTTTCGAGAAGCCGTCCACGAAGGACTACCAGCTGCACGAGCTGGCGCGGCGCTTCGATATCCCGGTGAGCCGGGCGCACAACGCGATGATGGACGCGTTCATCACCGCGCAGGTCTTCCAGCGTTTTATTCCTGTCCTGCTCGAATCAGGAGTGCATACTGTCGGCGAGCTGTTGAGCATAGGCAATCCGTTCAAAGGAGGTGATGCCTACAGAGCAGTCGGTCAGGGGTGCAATTTGTAA
- a CDS encoding DUF485 domain-containing protein codes for MSKRSVHDMLEDPDFKSLSSQKNSISLVLTILELVLYFGFIALIAFNKPFLASKLSGGTATTVGIPIAVGTIIFSWIFTGIYIWWANNKYDVLVKKVKEKIGG; via the coding sequence ATGAGCAAGAGAAGTGTCCATGACATGCTTGAGGATCCCGATTTCAAATCACTGTCGAGCCAGAAGAACTCGATCTCCCTGGTCCTGACGATCCTGGAGCTGGTCCTCTATTTCGGGTTCATCGCCCTGATCGCCTTCAACAAACCCTTCCTGGCGTCCAAGCTGTCGGGGGGGACGGCAACGACCGTCGGCATCCCGATAGCGGTCGGCACCATCATTTTCTCGTGGATATTCACCGGGATCTACATCTGGTGGGCGAACAACAAGTACGACGTTCTCGTCAAAAAAGTCAAAGAGAAGATAGGGGGGTGA